The genomic window TCCAGATATTTCTTCTCTTTCGGATCCAGATACAATACGGCGGCGTATCCCTTGGAATGAGCGATCTCGCCGGCTACCAAGCTAGCGGCATAATTACCACCGACCTTGATCGTACCTGTCCCGTTAGGAGCCGCACGGTCGTACTCACGAAGTACGCATACCTTCGAGGGCTGGAATCCACCCTTGAAATACGGACCTACCGGAGTGACAAATATCATAAACATATATTCGGGAGCCGGCTTCACACCCACCTGAGCGCCCAAGCCGATCATCAGCGGACGAATATATAAAGCGGCACCGCTCTCATAAGGAGGAACGAAACGCTCGTTCAATTTCACGACCTTACGTACAGCTTCCTCGAACATCTCTACAGGCAACTCAGCCATCTTGATACCCCGGCTGGAAGATTGCATACGTTTAGCGTTCTCATCCATACGGAATACACGGATCTTACCGTCTTTCCCGCGGAAGGCCTTCAAGCCCTCGAAAGACTCTTGTCCGTAATGCAAGCAAGTAGCGGCCATGTGAATATTGATAATCTCGGATGAAGAAACTTCCAACTCACCCCATTTGCCGTCACGATAGTAGCATCTTACATTGTAGTCTGTCTTGATATAACCAAATCCCAGCTCAGACCAATTTAAATTTTCCATATCTATACAATTTGCTGTAATTAGTTTAAAATTAACAAATTACACTGTTAATAATATCGCTCAAAAGCAAAAACGCCCATAGCCGTCGCTATGGGAGATTTTGTGTACCGCAAATATACGCTAATTTATATATAGTTCGGCCTATAAACTAAAAAAAGCAAGCGGAAGGCTACATTTCGGCCTATAACGAATTATACCAATCTATCACTTGGTCGAACTCATTCTCCAACTCTTGCGCTGGGAAATCAAGGGCGACCGGATAGATCAAACACATCCATAAGGAAGGC from Parabacteroides distasonis ATCC 8503 includes these protein-coding regions:
- a CDS encoding branched-chain amino acid aminotransferase, producing the protein MENLNWSELGFGYIKTDYNVRCYYRDGKWGELEVSSSEIINIHMAATCLHYGQESFEGLKAFRGKDGKIRVFRMDENAKRMQSSSRGIKMAELPVEMFEEAVRKVVKLNERFVPPYESGAALYIRPLMIGLGAQVGVKPAPEYMFMIFVTPVGPYFKGGFQPSKVCVLREYDRAAPNGTGTIKVGGNYAASLVAGEIAHSKGYAAVLYLDPKEKKYLDECGPANFFGIRGNSYITPQSHSILPSITNKSLQQLAEDMGLTVERRPVPFEEIATFDEAAECGTAAVIAPISQIDDLDENKSFVIAKDGKPGPVCEKLYHKLRAIQYGDEPDTYGWISIIE